One stretch of Phycisphaerae bacterium DNA includes these proteins:
- a CDS encoding 1-phosphofructokinase family hexose kinase has product MERILTVTMNPAVDKSTRIRDVAAERKLRCETPVREPGGGGINVSRAIHKLGGTSKALCPAGGPTGEMLQSLLKEEGIELTHVPIEGWTRENLTVFERSTEHQYRFGMPGARLSESEWNACLSRIEEAEEFDFVVCSGSLPPGVPEDFYARVGRVARNIGAKFLLDTSGPALSRAAETGAYLIKPNVNEFQHLTGESLESESQQEKLAKKVISEGICEVLVLSLGAAGVMLATSEGIDRIRSPSVPIRSKVGAGDSMMGAMVLGLARGMDVRSAVRYGVSAGAAAVMTPGSELCRAEDVDHLYRQLEKSGGA; this is encoded by the coding sequence GTGGAGCGGATCCTCACCGTGACCATGAATCCCGCCGTGGACAAGTCCACGCGGATCCGGGACGTCGCAGCAGAGCGGAAGCTGCGCTGCGAAACTCCGGTACGAGAGCCCGGAGGCGGGGGCATCAACGTATCGCGGGCCATTCACAAACTCGGAGGAACATCGAAGGCACTTTGTCCGGCCGGCGGACCCACGGGCGAGATGCTCCAGAGCCTTCTCAAGGAGGAAGGCATTGAACTGACGCACGTTCCGATCGAGGGCTGGACGCGGGAAAACCTCACGGTCTTTGAACGATCCACCGAGCACCAGTACCGTTTCGGCATGCCCGGCGCGCGATTGAGCGAATCGGAATGGAATGCGTGCCTGTCACGAATTGAGGAGGCGGAAGAGTTCGATTTCGTGGTTTGCAGTGGCAGTCTTCCACCCGGCGTACCCGAAGACTTCTACGCTCGTGTCGGCCGTGTGGCACGAAACATCGGAGCGAAATTTCTCCTGGATACGAGCGGACCCGCCCTCTCTCGCGCGGCCGAGACGGGCGCCTATCTGATCAAACCCAACGTGAATGAGTTCCAGCACCTGACGGGCGAATCCCTGGAATCCGAGTCCCAGCAGGAAAAATTGGCAAAAAAGGTCATTTCGGAAGGGATCTGCGAGGTGCTCGTGCTTTCCCTCGGCGCGGCCGGCGTGATGCTGGCGACCTCGGAGGGCATTGATCGCATTCGTTCTCCTTCCGTACCGATCCGCAGCAAAGTAGGTGCGGGCGACAGCATGATGGGCGCGATGGTGCTGGGGCTGGCGAGAGGGATGGACGTTCGGTCGGCTGTTCGATACGGTGTGTCCGCAGGCGCGGCCGCGGTGATGACGCCGGGGTCGGAGCTTTGTCGGGCAGAGGATGTGGACCATCTGTACCGGCAACTGGAGAAGTCTGGCGGAGCCTGA
- a CDS encoding AI-2E family transporter: protein MHEPEKRSRSLATLHLWEIAALREVIILVLALGLLWAAYMLRGVLFPILVAIALAYVVDPVVTGLRARYRYPRTLTALAILLLLIAGLAAFGTWLMPRFVEQVHQLSEKAPVYWEKLRQYLPDAENLPSPAAALESVDPGTVLRSTIGGAGHVFGVLGGVIGSAGYLVVAGILIPILFVFFSARFDRMRDFREYLPSTRRDRIWELLSKIDAAFSGYVRGQLVVAVFTTMGFCVGFSLIGVPYWFVVSLVGGVLSLIPYGQCSGWILAMLLQGAETLAGDQAFSFFDVLLAPSLVYLVTQSLETWVITPLVQGESTRLHPIVVLVSLLVGGALAGVIGLILAIPVTASVRTLFQELAVPRLRRWAEAN, encoded by the coding sequence ATGCACGAGCCAGAAAAGCGAAGCCGATCCCTGGCAACGCTGCACCTGTGGGAAATCGCAGCCCTTCGCGAGGTGATCATCCTCGTCCTTGCGTTGGGTCTGCTTTGGGCTGCGTACATGCTGCGCGGCGTGCTGTTCCCGATTCTCGTCGCGATCGCCCTGGCCTATGTCGTTGATCCGGTCGTTACGGGTCTGCGTGCGCGGTATAGGTATCCGCGTACATTGACGGCACTGGCGATTCTCCTGCTCCTCATCGCGGGCCTCGCCGCCTTCGGGACATGGCTGATGCCCCGATTCGTCGAGCAGGTTCACCAGTTATCCGAAAAGGCGCCGGTGTACTGGGAGAAGCTGCGTCAGTACCTGCCGGACGCTGAAAACCTCCCGAGTCCCGCCGCGGCACTGGAATCTGTCGATCCTGGAACGGTTCTCCGCAGCACGATCGGCGGTGCGGGGCACGTGTTCGGTGTTCTCGGCGGCGTGATCGGATCGGCCGGGTATCTCGTCGTTGCAGGCATCCTCATTCCGATCCTTTTCGTGTTCTTCTCCGCTCGTTTCGATCGGATGAGAGATTTCCGTGAATACCTGCCTTCGACTCGCCGCGACCGAATCTGGGAACTGCTCTCCAAGATCGACGCGGCGTTCAGCGGCTACGTGCGAGGCCAGCTGGTCGTGGCGGTCTTCACGACGATGGGCTTCTGCGTCGGCTTCTCCCTTATCGGTGTTCCGTATTGGTTCGTGGTGAGTCTTGTCGGCGGCGTGCTCAGTCTCATTCCCTACGGGCAGTGTTCCGGTTGGATCCTGGCCATGCTCCTTCAGGGAGCAGAAACACTTGCAGGCGACCAGGCGTTCAGCTTCTTTGATGTGCTGCTGGCGCCATCACTGGTGTACCTGGTGACGCAGTCGTTGGAAACGTGGGTGATCACGCCGTTGGTGCAGGGGGAATCCACACGGCTGCATCCGATCGTCGTACTGGTCTCGCTACTGGTGGGAGGTGCCCTGGCGGGCGTAATCGGGTTGATTCTCGCCATTCCCGTCACGGCTTCCGTACGTACGTTATTCCAGGAGCTTGCGGTGCCTCGATTAAGACGATGGGCGGAAGCCAACTGA
- a CDS encoding response regulator transcription factor: protein MSKILIVDDHPVMRRGIRELIEDVSDLEVCADVGTASDALSAVREFHPDVALLDMSLPDGSGLELVKRIHACHSDIRVLIVSIHDDELFAERALRAGALGYINKSRPGKELLEAIRRVLGGEIVLSPTMTQRLIGRAVGGAPTAGGTESLSGREMEIFELIGTGLGVRDIADRLGVSPKTVETHRDHIRTKLNLDSAAELARYAALWWSRQSQRRDESDGDVARPSRR from the coding sequence ATGTCGAAGATCCTGATCGTGGATGATCACCCGGTGATGCGGCGGGGAATCCGGGAGTTGATCGAGGATGTCTCGGATCTGGAGGTATGCGCCGACGTTGGTACCGCTTCCGATGCGCTCAGCGCGGTCCGTGAATTCCATCCGGATGTGGCGCTGTTGGATATGTCCTTGCCGGATGGGAGCGGGCTGGAGCTGGTAAAGCGTATTCACGCCTGTCACAGCGACATTCGCGTGCTCATCGTCTCCATTCACGACGATGAGTTGTTCGCGGAGCGAGCGCTTCGGGCGGGCGCATTGGGGTACATCAACAAGTCGCGCCCCGGCAAAGAACTTTTGGAAGCGATTCGTAGAGTACTGGGCGGCGAGATTGTACTCAGTCCGACCATGACCCAGCGCCTCATCGGCCGGGCCGTGGGCGGCGCCCCGACGGCGGGCGGAACCGAGAGCCTCAGCGGTCGCGAGATGGAGATCTTCGAGTTGATCGGGACCGGCCTCGGCGTTCGGGACATCGCCGATCGGCTGGGAGTGAGCCCCAAGACCGTTGAAACCCACCGGGATCACATCCGGACCAAGTTGAATTTGGACAGTGCGGCGGAATTGGCGCGGTATGCCGCGTTGTGGTGGAGCCGACAATCACAGCGCCGGGACGAATCCGACGGCGACGTTGCCCGTCCGAGCCGTCGCTGA
- a CDS encoding GAF domain-containing protein, giving the protein MAPRNKNVTSKMKAQGGTPKEQHNDIGKGEKSEVDAIVGKHEVTPLRLEQAEKALLQSEARYRTLFESIDEGFCVFDMLYDDAGRPVDLRYVEVNPAFERHTGLADAQGATIRELVPDIESYWFEIYGRVAASGEPIRFENRGEGLGRWFDVYAFRVGRPEDRRVAAIFADITARKQAELDMSNMRRSLEERVAERTDMLRLLNEVAVAANNADTLDEALQVVLRQICEHNGWLFGHAFQLAASDRLVPVEMYHEAAHGAFTAFRTATSRANIARGEGLPGRVLTTGKPQWTTDIAKDLTEARARIGRNLGLRTAAAFPIRSQAEVVGVLEFFSDKSIEPSDRLLETMESLGMLLGRVVERERFARDIAGALLNEQRRIGADLHDSIGQDLAGAALLLDRLSEKVKVGKLVKGDNIGEIGTILRRAIEEIRGAVRGLRAPASHQDGFEIELRELVESISERYEIDCIFECPEPLGMTVPETAAHFYRMVSEAVTNAAKHSRANQIAVSLKLCEEGLVAEVRDDGVGIAESERRSGSGLRIMRHRAKMIGAKLDVLRARGGGTVVSCTVPGALVIRPAERGDEADELNGDVEDPDRG; this is encoded by the coding sequence ATGGCCCCACGAAACAAGAATGTTACATCGAAGATGAAAGCGCAGGGCGGGACGCCGAAGGAGCAGCACAACGATATCGGGAAAGGCGAAAAGTCCGAGGTTGACGCCATCGTTGGCAAACACGAGGTAACGCCCCTTCGTCTGGAGCAGGCCGAAAAGGCGCTTCTGCAGAGCGAAGCGCGCTACCGCACGCTGTTTGAATCGATCGACGAGGGATTCTGTGTCTTCGACATGCTCTATGACGACGCGGGTCGACCCGTGGACCTACGATACGTTGAAGTCAATCCGGCCTTTGAAAGGCACACCGGACTGGCCGACGCCCAAGGAGCGACCATCCGCGAACTGGTCCCCGACATTGAGTCGTACTGGTTCGAGATCTACGGACGGGTTGCCGCGTCGGGCGAGCCGATCCGCTTCGAGAATCGCGGAGAAGGCTTGGGCCGCTGGTTCGACGTGTATGCCTTCCGCGTGGGCCGGCCGGAAGATCGCAGGGTTGCGGCAATCTTCGCTGACATCACGGCACGCAAGCAGGCCGAATTGGACATGTCGAACATGAGGCGCTCGCTGGAAGAGCGCGTGGCCGAACGCACCGACATGCTGCGCCTGCTCAACGAGGTCGCGGTCGCGGCCAACAACGCCGACACGCTGGATGAGGCCCTGCAGGTAGTTCTCCGGCAAATCTGCGAGCACAATGGGTGGCTTTTCGGGCATGCCTTTCAGCTCGCCGCCAGCGACAGGCTGGTTCCCGTCGAGATGTACCACGAGGCCGCGCACGGAGCATTCACGGCCTTTCGGACGGCGACAAGTCGGGCAAACATAGCGCGGGGAGAGGGGTTGCCCGGCCGGGTCCTCACCACGGGGAAGCCGCAGTGGACAACGGATATCGCGAAGGATCTCACCGAAGCCAGAGCACGGATCGGACGGAATCTGGGCCTCCGCACGGCAGCGGCCTTTCCTATCCGATCGCAGGCCGAGGTGGTAGGCGTCCTCGAATTCTTCTCCGACAAGTCTATTGAACCAAGCGACCGCCTGCTGGAGACCATGGAGAGCCTCGGCATGCTCCTGGGACGCGTCGTGGAACGAGAGCGCTTTGCCCGGGACATTGCCGGCGCCCTGCTGAACGAACAGCGCCGAATTGGCGCGGATCTCCACGACTCGATCGGACAGGATCTGGCGGGGGCGGCCTTGCTGCTCGACCGCCTGAGCGAAAAGGTCAAGGTCGGGAAATTGGTTAAGGGGGATAATATAGGGGAAATCGGCACGATTCTTCGGAGGGCGATCGAGGAAATCCGCGGGGCTGTACGCGGCCTGCGCGCACCGGCATCGCATCAGGATGGCTTCGAAATCGAGTTGCGGGAGCTTGTCGAATCCATATCAGAGCGATATGAAATTGATTGCATTTTTGAATGCCCGGAGCCCCTGGGGATGACCGTTCCTGAGACGGCAGCTCATTTCTATCGAATGGTCAGTGAGGCAGTAACCAATGCAGCCAAGCACAGCCGGGCAAATCAGATCGCGGTGAGCTTGAAATTGTGCGAGGAAGGGCTCGTTGCGGAAGTCCGTGACGACGGCGTGGGCATTGCGGAATCGGAGCGTCGATCGGGCAGTGGATTGCGGATCATGCGACACCGGGCCAAGATGATTGGTGCGAAACTGGACGTTCTTCGGGCGCGCGGCGGTGGAACCGTGGTGAGCTGCACCGTGCCGGGCGCATTGGTCATCCGCCCGGCCGAGCGCGGCGACGAGGCTGACGAACTGAATGGCGATGTCGAAGATCCTGATCGTGGATGA
- a CDS encoding PRC-barrel domain-containing protein, protein MLRSLSDLRNYALYAIDGKIGSIHDLLFDDKYWTLRYFVVDTGTWLPGRRVLISPVAVGRADWSSQQIRVRLTRDRIKEAPAVNADPPVSRQEENRLASFYAWPTYWAMRDPPVIPPQEAAGYREKAHASSNGDPHLRSLREVSGYHIVTRDGVQGHLDDLIGEEGSWGIRYVVVDTRNWLPGKRVLLSPKWIDSVNWSQAQVFVDVTSEQIKDAPAYDPAMPINRAYETRLYDAYGRPTDQ, encoded by the coding sequence ATGTTGAGAAGTCTCTCGGATCTCCGGAATTACGCACTCTACGCCATCGACGGCAAGATCGGTTCGATACACGACCTCCTGTTCGATGATAAGTACTGGACCCTTCGCTATTTTGTTGTGGATACGGGAACCTGGCTGCCCGGTCGAAGGGTATTAATCTCGCCTGTGGCGGTCGGCCGTGCGGATTGGTCCTCTCAGCAGATCCGTGTCCGGCTCACGCGGGATCGGATCAAGGAGGCTCCGGCGGTCAACGCCGACCCGCCGGTTTCGCGGCAGGAGGAGAATCGGCTCGCGTCCTTTTACGCGTGGCCGACGTACTGGGCGATGCGCGATCCACCGGTCATTCCTCCGCAGGAAGCGGCCGGCTACAGGGAAAAGGCGCACGCATCGTCCAACGGCGATCCCCACCTGCGAAGTCTCCGCGAGGTCTCGGGCTATCACATCGTGACGCGCGACGGCGTGCAGGGTCACCTCGACGATCTGATTGGAGAGGAAGGCAGCTGGGGCATCCGTTACGTGGTCGTGGATACGCGAAACTGGTTGCCCGGCAAGCGTGTACTCCTGTCACCGAAGTGGATCGACAGCGTCAACTGGAGCCAGGCGCAGGTATTCGTCGACGTCACCAGCGAGCAGATCAAGGATGCACCGGCTTATGATCCGGCGATGCCGATCAACCGTGCGTACGAGACACGATTGTACGATGCGTACGGCAGGCCGACGGACCAATAG
- a CDS encoding 5'-methylthioadenosine/adenosylhomocysteine nucleosidase, which translates to MAVAVIAAMTQELAPFLDEQVDTQAQVPPRVDATVHFYPRVHQGFPLVIVKSGLGKVNAAIAAQTAIDRFAVKAVIQVGLAGAVDTRLKQGDIVLGERYLEHDVDLTQVGLRPGTSVFDAAIQADRIIIPEAMQLTEFPCDPMLMQLAEDACRTFDLGAVSLPVLGRRPAIHKGTIVSGDQFVSDSKKSAWLRSTFGATATDMESAATAHVCHVNRVPFLAIRAISDQADHSAAVDVAAYLPIAAHNYHDVTLEIVRGWSEKRGETSDRGA; encoded by the coding sequence ATGGCGGTTGCAGTGATCGCGGCGATGACCCAGGAGCTTGCACCGTTTCTGGATGAGCAGGTGGATACGCAGGCTCAGGTGCCTCCGCGCGTCGATGCCACGGTGCATTTCTACCCGCGCGTACACCAGGGCTTTCCGCTGGTCATTGTGAAGTCCGGTCTCGGCAAGGTGAATGCTGCGATCGCCGCCCAGACAGCCATCGACCGCTTCGCCGTAAAGGCCGTTATCCAGGTCGGTCTTGCCGGAGCCGTCGACACGAGACTGAAACAGGGCGATATCGTTCTGGGTGAGAGGTACCTGGAACACGACGTCGATCTGACGCAGGTCGGCCTGCGTCCCGGTACCAGTGTTTTCGACGCTGCGATTCAGGCCGATCGAATCATCATTCCCGAAGCGATGCAGCTCACGGAGTTCCCCTGCGATCCGATGCTCATGCAACTTGCGGAGGACGCCTGCCGTACCTTCGATCTGGGTGCTGTCTCGCTGCCGGTGCTGGGTCGCAGACCGGCGATCCACAAGGGCACCATCGTCTCCGGCGATCAGTTCGTTTCCGACTCGAAGAAAAGCGCATGGCTGCGCTCGACCTTCGGCGCCACGGCCACGGACATGGAAAGTGCCGCAACCGCCCACGTGTGCCACGTCAACAGGGTGCCCTTCCTCGCGATACGAGCGATCTCCGACCAGGCGGATCATTCAGCCGCCGTGGATGTTGCCGCTTATCTCCCCATCGCCGCTCACAACTACCATGACGTCACCCTTGAAATCGTTCGCGGCTGGAGCGAAAAGCGGGGCGAGACCAGTGACCGCGGCGCATGA
- a CDS encoding transcriptional repressor, producing the protein MSEEPAVLLRKHGVQVTAQRLATLRAVAARPHSTAEAIAEHVRGDIGAISRQAVYDTLGMLVEKGLIRRIQPARSPALYEGRVGDNHHHLICRNCGTTVDVDCAVGETPCLTAAEDSGFEIDEAEVIFWGICPACLNKSAKSR; encoded by the coding sequence ATGTCAGAAGAGCCAGCGGTCCTTCTTCGAAAGCATGGGGTTCAGGTCACGGCCCAGCGCCTGGCTACGCTGCGCGCGGTCGCGGCACGGCCTCACAGCACTGCGGAAGCGATTGCCGAGCATGTCCGTGGTGACATCGGGGCGATCTCGCGACAAGCGGTGTACGACACGCTCGGGATGCTGGTGGAAAAAGGCCTCATTCGGCGGATACAGCCCGCGCGGTCGCCGGCGCTGTACGAGGGCCGAGTCGGTGACAATCACCACCACCTGATCTGTCGCAACTGCGGGACTACGGTCGACGTCGACTGTGCTGTGGGCGAGACGCCGTGCCTGACGGCGGCCGAGGACTCAGGTTTCGAGATTGATGAGGCGGAGGTGATCTTCTGGGGTATCTGTCCGGCGTGTCTGAACAAGTCAGCGAAGAGCCGGTGA
- a CDS encoding CBS domain-containing protein, with translation MRIGYHMTPNPVTIDSRARLNEAVRLMERFGISHLPVVDDERRLTGVVTHRELLQAACQDMRFAECSVADVMLRRPVTLSSGASMTSAVSLVCEKHVDSLIVVDSQNRVEGIITRADLLLVMSRLLGLDREGSCVEVALLEHNDDLAIAFNALREVGAKVISAIGACVRDDGDEPALYLRVDDSTPKRVEEALARAGLILLEPENATSTIVSRKRPRHQLNGNSSMRLLARLLRTNFDDQPRHDPLQRLEIGSPRMTVSDPSAPAE, from the coding sequence ATGCGAATAGGCTACCACATGACGCCGAACCCCGTCACTATTGACTCGCGTGCCCGCCTGAACGAGGCCGTGCGTCTCATGGAACGTTTCGGTATCAGCCATCTGCCGGTGGTCGACGACGAACGCAGACTTACTGGTGTAGTCACCCACCGCGAGCTGCTCCAGGCCGCCTGCCAGGACATGCGATTTGCCGAGTGCAGCGTTGCGGACGTCATGCTGCGCCGACCCGTCACGCTCAGCTCCGGCGCGTCGATGACCAGCGCCGTGAGTCTGGTATGCGAGAAGCACGTCGACAGTTTGATCGTGGTCGACAGTCAGAACCGCGTGGAGGGCATCATCACCCGGGCCGATCTATTGCTCGTCATGTCCAGGCTGCTCGGTCTTGACCGTGAGGGAAGCTGTGTGGAGGTCGCCCTCCTCGAGCACAACGACGACCTCGCCATTGCATTCAACGCACTGCGTGAGGTCGGCGCCAAAGTCATCAGCGCCATCGGGGCGTGCGTCCGCGACGACGGCGACGAGCCTGCCCTCTACCTGCGCGTAGATGATTCCACCCCGAAGCGCGTGGAAGAGGCCCTCGCACGAGCCGGGCTGATACTCCTGGAACCCGAGAATGCGACGAGCACGATCGTGTCCCGGAAACGGCCGCGCCACCAGCTCAATGGAAACTCGAGCATGCGGCTGCTTGCCCGGTTGCTGCGGACCAACTTCGACGATCAGCCTCGCCACGATCCGCTTCAGCGCCTTGAGATAGGCAGCCCGAGGATGACGGTGTCCGACCCGAGTGCTCCAGCGGAGTGA
- a CDS encoding glycoside hydrolase family 65 protein, with protein sequence MDTPKDKRWFLTYDGWDPQAQPLREALCTLGNGYFATRGAAEEVQAGGKHYPGTYLAGGYNRVESEVSGRIIENEDLVNWPNWLCLSFRIGDGPWLGIDSVELLDFQQALDLRAGVLERIIRIRHEDNRKTKLASRRIVSMGQHHLAAIEWTLIPENWSGEIEIRSALDGTVVNDGVERYRKLNGKHLEVVASGQTGEDGVWLEVLSNQSNIRMVQAARTRVFREDDLASVRRHTPDEEGIAQQRLFAECERERPLRVEKTVAIFTSRDFAISHPRIAACNAIAEAEPFGVLLDSHIGEWAHLWNRADITIRDEDSWPQLVLRLHIFHLLQTACFNSIDQDNGVPARGWHGEAYRGHIFWDELFIFPFLDLRMPELTRALLMYRYRRLPQARLAAKASGFRGAMFPWQSGSSGREESQVLHLNPESGRWIPDNTHRQRHINAAIAYNVWQYLQATDDMEFLSFYGAEMLLEIARFWASMASYNAERDRYEIHEVAGPDEFHTRYPGSESHGLNNNAYTNVMAAWSIRAACRAFAWLAEDRKEEVTRKLQLTDDEFQRWETVSRKMFVPFQDDGIISQFEGYEQLEEFDWEAYREKYGDIQRLDRILEAEGDTPNRYKASKQADVLMLFYLFSAEELQDIFEHMHYEFDPQQIIPRNVDYYMARTSHGSTLSRVVHAWVLARSDRQRAWQLFRHALESDITDIQGGTTPEGIHLGAMAGTVDVIQRCHTGLEMRDDVLWFNPCLPEELGGVSQRIRYRGHWLQVDLTREKLTVRFEHGWSGPARIGFQDQVHVFHEGDQREFDLAPPTDAGCSS encoded by the coding sequence ATGGACACTCCAAAGGACAAGCGATGGTTCCTTACTTATGATGGCTGGGATCCACAGGCGCAACCGCTGCGGGAGGCGCTTTGCACGCTCGGGAATGGATATTTCGCTACTCGAGGCGCTGCGGAAGAGGTCCAGGCCGGGGGCAAGCACTATCCGGGTACTTATCTCGCCGGGGGATACAACCGTGTCGAGAGCGAAGTATCGGGCCGGATCATCGAGAATGAAGACCTGGTGAACTGGCCGAATTGGCTTTGCCTGAGCTTTCGAATTGGGGACGGTCCGTGGCTAGGGATCGATTCCGTAGAACTTCTGGATTTTCAACAGGCGCTCGACCTGCGTGCCGGCGTGCTTGAGAGGATCATCCGAATACGGCATGAGGACAATCGGAAGACCAAGCTTGCCAGTCGCCGGATCGTCAGCATGGGCCAGCACCATCTGGCGGCAATCGAGTGGACATTGATACCGGAAAACTGGAGTGGCGAGATCGAGATACGGTCTGCACTGGACGGCACGGTTGTGAATGATGGGGTCGAGCGCTATCGAAAGCTCAATGGTAAGCACTTGGAAGTCGTCGCATCCGGTCAAACGGGTGAAGACGGCGTGTGGCTCGAAGTCCTGAGCAACCAGTCCAACATCCGCATGGTGCAGGCCGCCCGGACGCGTGTTTTTCGTGAGGACGACCTCGCCAGCGTCCGGCGCCATACGCCGGATGAGGAGGGTATCGCACAGCAGCGGCTCTTCGCTGAATGCGAGCGTGAAAGGCCCCTGCGGGTGGAGAAGACGGTTGCGATATTCACTTCGCGCGATTTCGCAATCAGCCATCCCCGTATCGCGGCCTGCAACGCGATTGCCGAAGCCGAGCCGTTCGGCGTGCTCTTGGATTCTCATATCGGAGAATGGGCCCATCTCTGGAATCGGGCCGACATCACGATCCGTGATGAGGACAGCTGGCCGCAGCTCGTGCTGCGATTGCACATCTTCCACCTGCTGCAGACCGCTTGTTTTAATTCAATCGATCAGGATAACGGTGTCCCGGCTCGAGGGTGGCATGGCGAAGCGTACCGCGGACATATCTTCTGGGACGAGCTGTTTATTTTTCCGTTCCTGGATCTGCGGATGCCGGAACTGACACGGGCGCTCTTGATGTACCGCTATCGCCGTCTGCCCCAGGCTCGACTCGCGGCGAAGGCGTCAGGCTTCCGCGGAGCCATGTTCCCCTGGCAAAGTGGAAGCTCCGGACGCGAAGAGAGCCAGGTCCTGCACCTCAATCCCGAGTCGGGTCGGTGGATACCCGACAATACCCACCGGCAACGGCACATCAATGCGGCGATTGCGTACAACGTGTGGCAGTATCTGCAAGCGACGGACGATATGGAGTTCCTCTCGTTCTACGGAGCGGAGATGCTGCTGGAAATCGCTCGATTCTGGGCCAGCATGGCAAGCTACAACGCGGAGCGGGACCGATACGAAATTCACGAGGTGGCCGGTCCCGATGAGTTTCACACGCGGTATCCTGGCAGCGAAAGCCACGGTCTGAACAACAATGCGTACACGAACGTCATGGCGGCATGGAGTATTCGTGCCGCCTGCCGGGCGTTCGCGTGGCTGGCCGAAGACCGAAAGGAAGAGGTGACCAGGAAACTTCAGCTCACGGACGACGAGTTTCAGCGATGGGAAACGGTGAGCCGAAAGATGTTCGTCCCGTTTCAGGACGATGGCATCATTTCACAGTTTGAAGGGTACGAGCAGCTGGAGGAGTTCGACTGGGAGGCGTACCGCGAGAAGTACGGTGACATCCAACGACTGGATCGGATCCTGGAAGCCGAGGGCGATACGCCGAATCGCTACAAGGCCAGCAAGCAGGCCGATGTGCTCATGCTGTTCTATCTGTTCTCAGCCGAGGAGTTGCAGGACATCTTCGAGCATATGCATTACGAATTCGATCCTCAGCAGATCATTCCCAGGAACGTCGATTACTACATGGCTCGAACCTCGCACGGTTCGACGCTCAGTCGCGTGGTCCACGCGTGGGTGCTTGCCCGGAGTGATCGCCAGCGGGCGTGGCAACTGTTCCGGCACGCCCTGGAAAGCGACATCACCGACATCCAGGGAGGCACCACGCCGGAAGGCATCCACCTCGGTGCGATGGCCGGCACCGTGGACGTCATCCAGCGATGTCACACCGGTCTCGAGATGCGTGACGATGTGCTCTGGTTCAATCCGTGCCTGCCCGAGGAGCTGGGGGGCGTGAGTCAGCGGATTCGCTATCGCGGACACTGGCTGCAGGTCGATCTGACGCGCGAAAAGCTCACGGTTCGCTTTGAGCACGGTTGGTCCGGTCCGGCGAGAATCGGTTTCCAGGATCAGGTCCATGTTTTCCACGAGGGCGATCAGCGGGAGTTCGACCTTGCCCCTCCGACCGACGCGGGATGTTCAAGCTGA